From the Limanda limanda chromosome 7, fLimLim1.1, whole genome shotgun sequence genome, the window TGCATCTTTATCAGTCAATAACTTTTACTCACTGCACTCTGTAAATAGAAAAagttacatacatttttttttgctagAATCGAATCAAGGTTgttgcatttttttcttttaatcaaaGTGAAAAGGGCCAGGACAATTCTTCTCTACAaaacttaaatttaattttGCCAAGTTTCATGGTTCTGGGGTGTATGCTTACTGTGGGacctgttgggtttctctataatgcTGCTCcttgatttggcgctatacagcATTCTGCTAGTATACACATTTTCCAGTCCAGGCGCATACATGTGGATTGGGGTCTGAATTCAAGATGTTAACCTCTACATTCACAAGCCTTGCAGGTCTGGTGCTGAGAGAACGGGGCTGGAGTTGTGCTTTCTGCTTAATGCGTGATGTTTGATTTGCAACTAAATCTCTACTTAGTACGAGCACCAAGAAGCTAACTTCTGTGTAATCACATCACTAAAGTTTCCTCCACTCTATTTTCCAGTGTTTCTCAGAGTTGCCTTCGAGCAAGCAGTCGTCCACATGTCATGTGAGTTTTTTAAAGAGGCATAAAGCGGCAACTTGTGAAGCTGCAAGGCAAGAGTTGTTTTGTGAGTGTCTCTCCGATCGCAGCCATGGAGCCCTGCAGCTCCTTCAGAGACTCCACAGACTTCCTGCTGGTCGGCTGTATCCTGTTGCATATTCAGGGTCTTGAAAGAATTTCTTGCATCGTTTCCCTGATGGGTAATGCTCAGTTTACTTCTCAGAAATTAGTTTGGAAATTTCTAAACTTTAATGACATTAAAAACAGCTCTACAGCGAACTATTCTAAACTGTTCACCATTGTATAATATTAAAGTTGCATATATTAAAGTAGTAAAGCATATATCTTCTTAAGGCATCGCTTAACTTTGATCAAAAAAGACTGTGGTAGGATGAGAATGAAACCGTGGTCAATTACCGTATGACCTCTGTTTCTACCCAGACACCTAGTCCACAATTCTTAGCTGACAGTGAAAATTGTGATTACTGTTGGTTAAGCAGTAAGATGAACGTGTTAGCACTGTCATGAAGCAAGttaaaataatttcatatttttgttaGTTTGAAGGAGGGTGGATTTTTGTTTGAGATGAGGCTAATTCACCTAAAACATGTCTCATATCAAGGTTCTAtcatatatatgtttttgaTGTGCTATGGAGAAGTCTGTCAGGTCAGCACATTCCTTTAGCTCGGCTCTTCAGCCCTGTGTGGTGGCTTACCTGCACGGTCGGCCTTCAAAGTGTCCCAGACGTTGCAGTTGAAATCGTCGTAGCCGGCCAGCAGTAGACGGCCACTCTTTGAGAATGCCACGGAGGTGATACCGCAGATGATGTTGTCATGTGAATAAATCATCAGCTCCTGGTCAGCACGCAGGTCAAACAGTCGGCAGGTAGCATCGTCTGAGCCCGTGGCAAAGGCGTTGCCATTGGGGAAGAACTGCAACAAAGGTCAGGGTAGATGTTTTAGTTGTCAATACTTGCATGTCATCGCATATAAATACTTAACCTTAAAGTGTCTGTAGAATATTGCACACACTGTGATTGTAGTTATTATCCTGAGGTTATTTTAAAggtattatttaattttaagtACATGAATTagtatttcagaaacaattCTCTAGTAAACACTACTATGAACTCATATGTAACATTTTTCTGCAGAAAACTTGAATTCAAATAAGGAATTTGGTGTCAGCTAtgcaagaaaaagagaaaacactgaaatgcagtggaacaCGCTTCAATACCTGACTCAAAcaatctggatttttatttactatttgtttttaaaacttatGATTTACTTGGACATGCCCTCAAGAACCTACGTAGTTACTCTAACAGACTGGATTTGGATGTGTCTTGTATGTCTAGAAACTTGAGACCTTGATTTGTGTGAGCTTGAGCATATGTGTGTGGCCTTACGCAGATGGCGTTGATGTCCGACTCGTGGCCAGTGAAGGTCTGTCGGCACATTCCTTCTCTGATGTCCCAGAGCTTGGCAGAGGCATCGCAAGCTCCAGACACAAACAGCCTGGTGTCGGGTGCCAGAGAGAGACTCATGACATCACCAGTGTGACCAGCAAATGTAGTTGTCTGCTGACCAGTCTCAATGTCCCACAGAGCgctggaggaaaacaaaacaaacatcatcAAATTTCAGCGGACACATAAAAATTCCACACTGGATTCATTCAAGAGGGAAACTGAAACTCTATTAAGTCATTCTAATCCAGGAGGTTACAACATTTGGGGTTTAAAATGTTCTTGAACAAGGTAAAAAGGTATCTCTATGGCAGACAATGTTAGCTGATATTGCTGATATGTTTCAATAAATATTGTTGACAACCATAGAAACCTACAATGGGATGattaacataaataataatagacATGCAAATAATACTACATTTAACGACACCAGAATGTGCGACCATAGTAGTCACACATACAGCCAAAAATCTATCAAGGGCAGCTCAAATATTTCCATTGGTTTCAACAGATTGCCTGTCATTTAACACGTCTGTCAATCTGTGTTAATTCCTTTTCCCACCTGCTTAAATAAAGAAGGCGTGGGTATGTGTGTGAAACTGCGCCCTGTGCTTCACCTCAAACAACATCACAACCTTAATACATACGGGTAATTTCAAATTAAGGGAAGTATTGACTTATATCAACACTATTTAGCTGGAGCTGTTAACCTCCACGACACACTTCTTTTtcaaaaaggtttaaaaatctaaaaagggCAATTCTTTTAAAATGCTCTCATAAAATCcatgttatattattatatcagGGCCAGAATAATGTTTTAAGCTCATCTACTCATCTAACTTCTGTGGTTAAGATATAATTGACACCTAAAATATAGCACCAGAAGAGTCTTTTGGGGTGCTCTTAAATCAAAAAATGGGCTGATAAGCACCGGAGCTTACAGCGCCAAAATTTAGGACAAAACACTGTTAAAGAGTAATTTCTGGGGTCCAAATATGTGGTGGTGTTATCGCAAACTGAACTGGGTGCAGTATCACAACTCACCAGGTGGTGTCTCCAGAGCTGGTGACAATCTGGTTGTCATCCAGGAAGCGACAGCAGGACAGGTAACCTGTAAAGAATCAAACACATTGACGATGGACCAGCTTTTCTGTAATATTAAGAGGCACAGGCTTAATTTCCTCCCcgtctgcacagagagagaaatatttcTCCAAAACATCATCACTCGCTCTGTTTCTCTAAATGTGGTGGAGATGAATCGACTAACTCGCtggcagaaacagaaaacagctgtAAGACATCTAATTCCTTTCTTGCTTCCATGGTTCATCTTTTACTAGCAGGCTGAGAGTatgaacgcccccccccccccccccccccccccagagtgAGGGAACTAGAACTAAAATGCTGACACACTTCCTGCATCATGTGACACTGATCAGATGAATGCTCCTTGTCTACAGCCTCAACACTTTCATTAGTGTGAGCTGGGCTACGGCTCAACCAGCTCCTGTTTTATAAAGAGACAGACGCACCATGTGACTGGCATCTTTTAGATGTGAAAATAATCAAGGTTACACAAGCACATGGGGTTGacaatggggaaaaaaagaacacacTGCAGATCAGCTAATAATGGAGCTGCTTATATTTGACTGGTTGTCTGGAGGAGgacttaaaattaaaatgacagTTAAATGCTCTCATTGGCCCGGGTAATGTGTCCCATTCTTATTACCTGACAAAAGCTAAAATCACTATTTTTCCCAAATCAGCTGTTATTTGGTCTCGTCTACACCCAAAGAAAGACATGTAGAAAGTGTGAAATGCAAGCTACATACAGGTTGAACGCTCCGTCGTGCCATTTTGTAACTCTGGTGTACCTGTCTTGTCTCAGTGCACATGATCAAACTGAAACTAAAAGTACTTCTTACTTTCAACGACCAAGATAAAGTGTGCAGATCTTAGGGGACACTTAACATTAGTTTATgaaatcaatcaaataaaaattcaAACAAACTTCCTAAACATCTTTATGTTTGAGTGACCAATCTGGAGAAAACAGGTTTCCTCAATGGAGGATTGGGGCTTGAGTTTTTGTTGCTGCTAACTTAGGACCCTCCTCTCCAGTCTGTGATGCCTGAAGCCGGACATTGCCTCCTGATATTTTGatattagtttagtttattcTGTATTCTCATAAACTTTCTGGATTGAGCATTAATTAAACAAAACTCTGTGAAACAAGGATCAAAAGATGTGATTTATTGCCCCATGATTTACAGAATCTTTTTGAACTGGAGACTTCTGGGGGAAACTTAGAAGATATTGAATATATCGGTAAAAAATCCTGTGACTGATGAAAGAGGCTCGTTCTAATGGATGTGTGCAGTTTACCTGTGTGCCCAGCCAGCTCACGGCTGACACGCACATTTCCCTCACGGGTCTTCAGGTTGTAGATGGAGCAGATGTTGTCCAGGCCTCCACAGGCGACGTAGTTCCCAGAGGGGGCATAGGCGCACGTCATCACCCAGGAGGAGCGCAACGGGATGGCGTGGAcctggaagagaggaggaagatttaATATTAGATAGTATGCAGTGACagatgggagagagaggtgaggacaTGTGACAAAGTCTGTCCGCAATATTAACTTAACCTTTCAAGGGCACAATGGCCACTATAAATAGCATTACCTGGCACAGTCAAACTTGTTCTATACTGAAGACGGCATTTAATCAAACTAAAACCAGCCGCCAGGAATGTGGGAGTAATGGTTCATTCTGATGAACTGTTAAAATTATGGTTCAACAGAGAACAATTTACCAAACCAAGTGGAAATATGGTGAAATCATCCACAATACACTACAATCAATACACACTTGCAATGTTTAGACCATATAAAGTCAAATCTTGTATCTCCAGTGGGTTTCACTTTTTTCAATGTGTTACTCGTACCAGCGCAAATTTGTGTTTGGTAAAAGATTTCGATTGATTTTaacattataataatttaaaccTAAACTGGCTTGTCGATTACAGAACCATCTTCCGTTGGACAAGCTGACCAattaaattacacacacacaccatgcatgCAGCATCTTTCCTATTTAAGTGAAAGAAAAGCATACACACATTGCAGGCCACCGCAGTTGTTTCAGTTCATTGGGATGTGTTTTCTATCTTACCTTGTTTGTGGTGTAGCTGTCCCAGATAATAAGTTTGCCATCCTGAGAGGCGCTGACCAAAAGCCtgatgaaaagaaagacaagacagCTCAAATTATATATTTCAGATGACTAGTTCATTCAAACCTCAGGAAAAGTTTCATCTCAGTTTGAAACAGCAAAAAACAATGACAGCATGCAGTTAGTGTCCACTTCACTATattagacaaaacaaacaagttttTCATCTTATTCTGTTATGGATGTGTTTTGGTAAACAGCTTTATTTCAAAGCTGATGGTGCATCAACATCACAATATTACATAAGATGGAGAGTGCTAATCCTGAAAACAAGTGATCCAGAGAGCTGAGGCacacaaattacttttaagaGCTTTTTTTCCCACCTTTCAATATTTATTTGCCTCAAACATTCAGGAAACACTGCACAATATATGCATTTACTCTTACAGGGATCATTACAACCCCTGTTTTTGCTTTCTAGATTAGACTCTCAGGTACCTGTGGCTACACTATCTGGGTGAATCCAACAAGAGTAACCACAGTAACGGTCCCAATGCACAAAGGAAAAAGAAGGAGTGAACACACCAATGTCTGGTGGGACTACGCACATCTTAACTACCAGGCTGCCAGGAACCTCGCTCACATGTACTCACTTTAGAAGGATAATAGGCCACTGAGAGAAAGGTTTGTGCTGGAAATTCCAGTATAGAAGCAAATCAAGTTTCATCTTTTGCAGCTTTTAAGTAAACTTAGATTAGACCCTACATTAATGTCTGGAGCAATACTCTGCGAGCTGTTCGCAAAGGGGATGTCATGCTAAAAAGATTAATTCAATCGATAGTTCAGTCATTTGACAACATGACCTTAAAAAAGTAAGTTTGGGCAACCAACAATAAACAGTTTAACTATCATACAACAACTACAATCAGTGTCATACACACATTTTAagatatatatttgtttagttGTGGGGTCCTCCCTCAATATTATGCGATTGGCTATTGTGGGAAAGTGGAACTAACTGATGGGGTTCTTTCTCAAAGTGGAAACACATCCAAGTCCAAATTAAGTTGTGTCTCCGCTGTGGCTAAAAATATCTGACTTCCCAGACAACATGAAGGGTCAAAACATCTTTGTGTGACCTTCTTTCTGGGTGGCTGAATCTCAGCGGGTAGTCTAATAAACACCCCTACTCCTCTGAGGCGAAAGAAtaacagaagaaacaaacaagccaGTAAGTTGAAAAAAAGTGGCACAATTTTTTCTTAGGTATATGACAGAGAATGAGGAGGCGACATGGCAGTTTGGAAAGGCCTCTCTGTGGACTGACACACACCAGGCAACACAGTGATTAAGTTGATGGTTGCTGAGGTGAGAGGTGTATACAACTCCAGGGAAAAGAGCTTTACGTGAAGTGAGGAGTGTTGCTTCATCTGCCTTGGCAATCAGCGGAGACACAACTCTGACAAAGGCTGACTCCATTTTGAGTATTTTCCCTACCCACATACCCCACCCCcaatgcacacaaacagcagatatagacacacaacacactcaaagAGTAACTGGTGAATGCCTAATGTGCTTTCAGCTATCTTCACCTTTTTTGCATGAGT encodes:
- the LOC133004727 gene encoding guanine nucleotide-binding protein G(I)/G(S)/G(T) subunit beta-1, whose product is MSELDQLRQEAEQLKNQIRDARKACADATLSQITSSIDPVGRIQMRTRRTLRGHLAKIYAMHWGTDSRLLVSASQDGKLIIWDSYTTNKVHAIPLRSSWVMTCAYAPSGNYVACGGLDNICSIYNLKTREGNVRVSRELAGHTGYLSCCRFLDDNQIVTSSGDTTCALWDIETGQQTTTFAGHTGDVMSLSLAPDTRLFVSGACDASAKLWDIREGMCRQTFTGHESDINAICFFPNGNAFATGSDDATCRLFDLRADQELMIYSHDNIICGITSVAFSKSGRLLLAGYDDFNCNVWDTLKADRAGVLAGHDNRVSCLGVTDDGMAVATGSWDSFLKIWN